From one Gracilibacillus salinarum genomic stretch:
- a CDS encoding S41 family peptidase codes for MKISKRILVLILIVAIALGAAGTYAGLAFFASGSSSESGMSSNDQNLLSQLSDQQQSLEENMGKMSKVVDAFSIIQENYVEEVDDQQLVEGAINGMLESLEDPYSVYMDQETMEQFNEQIEASFEGIGAEVSMVDGNVTIVAPIKDSPAEKAGLKPNDQILSVDGESVEGLDLYEAVNKIRGEKGSEVVLEVSRPGVDDPLEIEITRDAIPLETVYSETKEVNGKTIGVIELTSFSENTASDFEKALSNLEDKGMDGLVIDVRGNPGGLLPAVEEILKNFIPSDKPYLQIEDPSGKKTRYFSELESGKDYPIVSIIDGGSASASEILVGALNEAMDYDIVGEKSFGKGTVQQTVSMGDGSTIKITRFKWLTPDGNWIHEKGIKPTVEQKMPDYYYTNPVQIEEPLSYNQSDDQIENVQIMLQGLGYKPERTDGYFNEATKSAVEAFQSDQDIEVTGEVNQKTAEVLQTSIVEKIRDGQDDKQLEKALEIVSQ; via the coding sequence ATGAAAATAAGCAAAAGAATTTTAGTGTTAATTTTAATTGTAGCAATTGCTTTAGGCGCTGCTGGTACATATGCTGGACTAGCGTTCTTTGCAAGTGGGTCAAGTTCTGAAAGCGGGATGAGCAGTAATGATCAAAATTTATTATCCCAGCTTTCTGATCAGCAGCAAAGCCTAGAAGAGAACATGGGCAAAATGTCCAAAGTCGTAGATGCTTTTTCCATCATTCAAGAAAATTATGTGGAAGAAGTAGATGATCAGCAACTGGTGGAAGGTGCCATCAATGGTATGCTGGAATCACTCGAGGATCCATACAGTGTATACATGGATCAGGAAACAATGGAACAATTTAATGAACAAATAGAAGCATCATTTGAAGGGATCGGTGCCGAAGTTTCGATGGTAGACGGTAATGTAACCATCGTAGCTCCGATTAAAGATTCGCCAGCGGAAAAGGCTGGATTAAAACCTAATGATCAAATTTTATCTGTCGATGGCGAGAGTGTGGAAGGCCTTGATCTCTATGAAGCAGTTAACAAAATCAGAGGAGAAAAAGGTTCCGAAGTCGTTCTTGAAGTCAGCAGACCTGGAGTAGATGATCCATTAGAGATTGAAATTACAAGAGATGCGATTCCGCTAGAAACCGTTTATTCGGAAACGAAAGAAGTAAATGGAAAAACAATCGGTGTGATAGAATTAACTTCTTTTTCAGAAAACACGGCATCTGATTTTGAAAAAGCACTGTCGAATTTAGAAGATAAAGGGATGGATGGACTTGTAATTGATGTCCGAGGAAATCCTGGTGGGTTATTACCGGCTGTGGAAGAGATTTTGAAAAACTTTATCCCGAGCGATAAACCATATCTTCAAATCGAAGATCCTTCCGGTAAAAAGACAAGGTATTTTTCTGAATTGGAATCTGGCAAAGACTATCCAATTGTTTCGATAATTGATGGCGGAAGTGCCTCTGCCTCAGAAATTCTGGTTGGTGCACTTAACGAAGCAATGGATTATGACATAGTGGGTGAAAAGTCATTTGGTAAAGGTACCGTGCAACAAACCGTTTCAATGGGAGATGGCAGTACCATTAAAATTACCCGTTTCAAATGGCTAACGCCTGATGGAAATTGGATTCACGAAAAAGGTATTAAACCAACGGTAGAACAAAAAATGCCTGATTATTATTACACTAATCCGGTACAGATTGAAGAGCCCTTAAGCTACAATCAAAGTGATGATCAAATCGAAAATGTTCAAATTATGCTGCAAGGCTTAGGTTACAAGCCTGAAAGAACTGACGGATACTTCAACGAAGCAACCAAATCGGCAGTAGAAGCATTCCAAAGCGACCAGGATATAGAAGTGACTGGTGAAGTCAATCAGAAAACCGCTGAAGTCTTACAAACATCCATCGTCGAAAAAATTCGCGATGGCCAAGACGACAAGCAACTAGAAAAAGCCCTGGAGATCGTAAGCCAATAA
- a CDS encoding PDZ domain-containing protein, with the protein MDWITELGLAIVRMFMQPFMYLFFLLIFLSGYWRIKKDRQHHGAKVYPYFYEARQNVSGTIVIGLLLSIVSVALGLIISLPFALLLGAVILVLSLANHFSMLSAAHGLAITAMITYVLNRYGTGYIPEAWLEQLDRTDLFYIPIIIAVLLFAEAWYVKQINADDTFPELSKSGRGKFIGQHRIKKLAIIPFIALFPVGSLESFVDWWPVFEIGQQSFGLIVVPYLLGFEYVVKTSLVKTATEWIAPRIRLLAILVLLLAAGSYVVPFLTMIALAAALIGKEIVQYLYRAKEQQERPYFQPSDKGLFVLGTLPDSPAVDLGLQPGEEIMKVNDQVVRNEDQFYQAVNNNRAFCKVSIKDLEGELRFAQRALYEGEHHKLGILFVKETNMYQENIKQES; encoded by the coding sequence ATGGATTGGATAACGGAACTTGGTTTAGCAATTGTTCGTATGTTTATGCAACCTTTTATGTATCTCTTTTTTCTATTAATCTTCCTCAGCGGTTATTGGCGAATAAAAAAAGATCGTCAGCATCACGGTGCGAAGGTATATCCATATTTTTATGAAGCGAGACAGAATGTATCTGGCACAATAGTAATCGGACTGCTGCTTTCTATCGTATCAGTGGCACTGGGATTGATCATCTCGCTACCATTCGCATTACTATTAGGAGCAGTAATACTCGTTTTATCATTAGCCAATCATTTCAGTATGTTGTCAGCGGCACATGGGCTGGCCATAACAGCAATGATTACGTATGTGCTTAACAGGTATGGTACGGGCTATATACCAGAGGCATGGTTAGAACAATTAGATAGGACAGATCTGTTTTATATTCCGATTATTATTGCTGTTTTACTATTTGCAGAGGCCTGGTATGTGAAGCAGATAAATGCTGATGATACCTTCCCGGAATTAAGCAAAAGTGGCAGAGGGAAATTTATCGGACAGCATCGGATCAAGAAGCTGGCGATCATTCCTTTTATTGCATTGTTCCCTGTGGGATCGTTGGAATCCTTTGTTGATTGGTGGCCAGTATTTGAGATAGGACAGCAATCTTTTGGTCTGATCGTAGTCCCATACTTGCTCGGTTTTGAATATGTCGTTAAAACCAGTCTGGTAAAAACTGCAACAGAGTGGATTGCTCCACGTATTAGACTGTTAGCAATCCTTGTGTTACTATTGGCTGCTGGCAGTTATGTCGTTCCGTTTCTGACCATGATTGCTTTAGCAGCGGCTTTAATCGGTAAAGAAATCGTGCAGTATCTGTATCGGGCGAAAGAACAGCAAGAACGTCCTTATTTCCAGCCATCTGATAAAGGATTATTTGTATTAGGAACATTACCCGATAGCCCTGCTGTTGATCTGGGACTGCAGCCTGGTGAAGAAATTATGAAAGTAAATGATCAAGTGGTTCGCAATGAAGACCAGTTTTATCAGGCGGTCAACAATAATCGTGCATTCTGCAAAGTCAGTATTAAAGATTTAGAAGGGGAGCTTCGCTTTGCGCAACGGGCTTTATACGAAGGGGAGCACCATAAACTGGGGATATTATTTGTAAAGGAAACGAATATGTATCAAGAAAATATAAAACAAGAGAGCTGA